The genomic region TTCCCAGAGAAGTTTTTAAGAGCAGTATTCTGGCAAATGCTTCTGCAATCATTGGACTTCATAATCATCCCAGTGGCAATGTGAAACCGTCAAAAGAGGATATGATTGTTACGAGAAAGCTGCAGAAGTGCGGACAGCTACTGGGGATAGAATTGCTGGATCATATCATTGTCGGTGGAACAAATGGGAAGATGCTCAGCTTTCGAGAAGAAAAGATGTTGAATGTGACAGGAAGGATGGACTGGGAGAGATAGAAGAAAA from Dorea longicatena harbors:
- a CDS encoding JAB domain-containing protein, with amino-acid sequence MENELEVVNIRLVKEPSLYSEQTLDSPQAVVELMAKELSQYDREVFCILNMKNNGQVINMNLVSVGTINASLVIPREVFKSSILANASAIIGLHNHPSGNVKPSKEDMIVTRKLQKCGQLLGIELLDHIIVGGTNGKMLSFREEKMLNVTGRMDWER